A genome region from Primulina eburnea isolate SZY01 chromosome 9, ASM2296580v1, whole genome shotgun sequence includes the following:
- the LOC140840767 gene encoding secreted RxLR effector protein 161-like, translated as MSHIPVASAIGSIMYDMISTQLDIAFALSVERRYQSNPGLLHWKAVKDIFKYLRKTKNLFLVYKSGELKLEGFTDSNFESDVDDSKSTSGFVFKLNDGDVSWKSSKQDIVANSTSEIEYIATSIVVNKGVQMRDFIQELGVNPQTVYPISVNYDNTDVVAQTKELRFHQ; from the coding sequence ATGAGCCATATTCCAGTTGCATCTGCTATAGGTAGTATAATGTATGATATGATATCTACTCAACTTGATATTGCATTTGCATTGAGTGTTGAAAGAAGATATCAATCGAATCCTGGTTTATTGCATTGGAAAGCCGTGAAGGACAtttttaagtacttgagaaaAACTAAGAATTTGTTCTTGGTCTACAAgagtggagaattaaaattagaAGGTTTTACTGATTCTAACTTCGAATCAGATGTggatgattcgaaatcaacatctggatttgtattcaagcTCAATGATGGtgatgtctcttggaagagttccaagcaagacatcGTAGCCAATTCAACAAGTGAGATCGAATACATAGCTACATCGATTGTAGTAAATAAGGGTGTTCAGATGAGAGATTTCATTCAAGAGTTGGGTGTCAATCCTCAAACAGTTTATCCAATCTCGGTCAACTATGACAACACTGATGTTGTTGCACAAACAAAGGAATTGAGGTTTCATCAATGA